Proteins found in one Panicum hallii strain FIL2 chromosome 4, PHallii_v3.1, whole genome shotgun sequence genomic segment:
- the LOC112888713 gene encoding testis-expressed protein 2-like isoform X6, whose product MMVLSKLFTCSILQLLLSLHQIYPHVNVSSFRAKRYPIKLESKESEICRGSKEHVLVDNIAKTDGSSKVRSFLKRLTKKLTIKASPESKTNLVPSKQDIKQPGTPSSSASSNSQLYDSPHTNVEEKLANEGTLCWNLLFSRLFFDAKMNDEVSKAIKARIQRTLSNTRTPAYIGEITLADLSLGKLPPYLHRMRVLPLDLNEMWAFEVDFEYSSGILLHIETRLEIQEPELEKDIMRTSLKDDSNGDMGSDVLDSIEQYGNQLRSSEALDSVVNDNDETDALMKSKSTGWTSTYMSRWKRILHSIADQVSQVPLSLAIKISCVRGTMRIHIKPPPSDRIWYGFTSMPEIEWELESSVGDRKITNNHIASLISNRIKASLHQSLVLPNCESIPISWMLSDTDDWVPRKIAPFIWLNREPPTETTARPTAGTTRELPGEASVSKAIAKNKSSPPASSTRSKTESSKKTKICVDGSEQAEASSSWLSRLVAASEAPLQYSEDATRDLLRMSLMSSSRDDRAVVVAAGASASEEAEDVKRKRSSPRARVMDLGRRMGGKLEEKGKHIVGKMRENARSNSLLLPELEQATTPTPAPTTSSPVRMF is encoded by the exons ATGATGGTTCTCAGCAAACTATTCACCTGCTCAATTCTACAGTTGTTGCTGTCTCTGCATCAAATCTACCCTCACGTAAATG TATCTTCTTTCAGGGCCAAGAGGTATCCAATCAAACTGGAAAGCAAGGAATCTGAGATTTGCAGGGGGAGCAAG GAACATGTGCTTGTGGACAACATTGCGAAGACTGATGGATCCTCAAAAGTCAGAAGTTTTCTAAAAAGGTTGACAAAGAAATTAACTATAAAGGCTTCTCCGGAGAGTAAAACAAATCTGGTGCCATCTAAACAGGATATAAAACAACCCGGTACACCTAGTTCTTCTGCGAGTTCCAACAGCCAGCTATATGATTCCCCACATACAAATGTGGAAGAAAAGCTTGCAAATGAAGGTACACTTTGTTGGAATCTCCTATTCTCTCGGCTGTTTTTTGATGCTAAAATGAATGATGAGGTTAGCAAGGCCATCAAAGCGCGCATTCAG CGAACATTATCAAACACAAGAACTCCAGCCTACATTGGTGAAATTACACTTGCTGACCTGAGTCTTGGAAAGCTTCCACCATATCTGCACAGAATGAGAGTCCTCCCACTGGATTTAAACGAGATGTGGGCTTTTGAAGTAGATTTTGAATATTCTAGTGGAATACTTCTGCATATTGAAACAAGACTCGAGATTCAGGAGCCAGAGTTGGAAAAGGACATAATGAGGACTAGTCTTAAAGATGATTCTAATGGGGACATGGGTTCGGACGTCCTTGATAGCATTGAGCAATATGGTAACCAACTCAGGTCTTCAGAAGCTTTGGATTCTGTAGTGAATGATAATGATGAAACAG ATGCATTAATGAAGTCAAAGAGCACTGGATGGACATCAACATATATGTCAAGGTGGAAAAGAATCTTGCATTCAATAGCTGACCAGGTCTCACAG GTGCCATTATCATTAGCAATTAAAATTTCATGTGTTCGTGGAACAATGCGCATACATATAAAGCCTCCTCCGAGTGATCGCATTTGGTATGGGTTTACATCCATGCCGGAAATAGAATGGGAGTTGGAATCATCAGTCGGGGACAGGAAGATCACCAACAACCATATTGCCTCACTTATCAGCAACAGAATCAAG GCTTCGCTTCATCAGAGCTTGGTGCTGCCCAACTGTGAAAGTATTCCAATCTCGTGGATGTTATCAGATACGGATGACTGGGTGCCTCGCAAAATTGCACCTTTTATATGGCTCAACCGTGAGCCACCAACTGAGACTACTGCAAGGCCCACTGCAGGCACGACTAGAGAGCTGCCTGGGGAAGCTTCAGTGTCGAAGGCCATTGCGAAGAACAAGTCAAGTCCGCCTGCTTCTTCAACGAGAAGCAAGACTGAATCGTCCAAGAAGACAAAGATATGTGTTGATGGGTCAGAGCAAGCAGAAGCATCATCGAGTTGGCTGTCCCGGCTGGTTGCAGCAAGTGAAGCTCCTCTGCAGTATAGTGAGGATGCGACAAGGGATCTGCTGAGGATGTCACTGATGAGCAGCAGCAGAGATGACAGAGCAGTGGTGGTAGCAGCAGGGGCCTCTGCCAGTGAGGAGGCTGAGGATGTGAAGAGAAAGCGCAGCAGTCCGCGTGCTCGGGTGATGGATCTGGGGAGGAGGATGGGGGGCAAGCTGGAGGAGAAGGGAAAGCATATTGTCGGGAAGATGCGGGAGAATGCGAGGAGCAACAGCCTGCTCCTGCCAGAGTTGGAGCAGGCCACCACCCCCACGCCTGCTCCTACTACTAGTTCGCCAGTTAGGATGTTTTGA